A DNA window from Paraburkholderia sp. IMGN_8 contains the following coding sequences:
- a CDS encoding xanthine dehydrogenase family protein molybdopterin-binding subunit encodes MLKRRTFLLGGAGAVGVLLVGWSVLPPGQRLTTSTPLPAEGTQVALNGWVKIAADNSVTIMMSKAEMGQGIHTGLAMLLAEELDADWLQVRVESSPIDKIYNSVQGIVDDLPFRPDDDSAIKRTTAWLTSKVARDAGTMMTGGSSSINDLWTPMREAGASARAMLIGAAAAQWHVPAGECRAEAGHVLHASGRKASFGELAASAAQQPLPRKVALKDPTDFKLIGKPVRRIEAASKINGTARFGIDALPDGLLYASVVMCPTLGGTVSHFDASAAMKMPGFIKAFSLKPHNGGSGGVAVIADNPFRAMNAVDAVTVEWHHGAAAKLSTADVKRRLAQALDDGDGFAYYHRGDVDAALHGAARTITAEYYAPYLAHGAVEPINCTVQFADGAATVWVSTQMPALARHHVAKVLDIDADKVDMHTQLLGGGFGRRLELDFISQAAAIAREGGGRPVQTIWSRAQDFTHDFYRPACLSRFKAGLDGAGKLVAWHSTSASQAIVPDSLARYYGLPRIPIDKTTCEGAFDQPYEWPTARVAHEIVELPVPVGFWRSVGHSHQAFFTESFTDELAASTGQDPIAFRAALLAQHPRHLAVLRRVAALSGWGHPLKHTADGAPQARGVALHEAFGSVVAQVAEVSLGPDKRIRVHRVVCVIDCGMPVNPNLIRQQMESAIVFGLSAALQDEVTIVDGQVQQKNFLDFPVVRMNDCPVIETDIMPSQMHPQGVGEPGTPPIAPAVANALFALTGQRLRALPLKLA; translated from the coding sequence ATGTTAAAGCGCAGAACCTTCCTGCTCGGCGGCGCCGGCGCCGTCGGCGTGCTGCTGGTCGGCTGGTCGGTTCTGCCGCCGGGCCAGCGGCTGACCACGTCCACGCCGCTGCCGGCCGAAGGCACGCAGGTGGCGCTGAACGGCTGGGTCAAGATCGCCGCCGACAACAGCGTGACGATCATGATGAGCAAAGCGGAAATGGGGCAGGGTATTCACACGGGCCTCGCGATGCTGCTCGCCGAAGAACTGGACGCCGACTGGTTGCAGGTGCGGGTGGAGAGCTCGCCGATCGACAAGATCTATAACAGCGTGCAGGGCATCGTCGACGATCTGCCGTTTCGCCCGGACGACGACAGCGCCATCAAGCGCACCACGGCCTGGTTGACGAGCAAAGTAGCGCGCGACGCCGGCACGATGATGACGGGCGGTTCGTCGAGCATCAACGACCTGTGGACGCCGATGCGCGAAGCCGGCGCCTCGGCGCGCGCGATGCTGATCGGCGCGGCGGCCGCACAATGGCATGTGCCGGCCGGCGAATGCCGCGCGGAAGCGGGCCACGTGCTGCACGCATCAGGCCGCAAGGCGAGCTTCGGCGAATTGGCGGCATCGGCTGCGCAGCAACCGCTGCCGCGCAAAGTCGCGCTGAAAGATCCAACTGACTTCAAGCTGATCGGCAAACCGGTGCGGCGCATCGAGGCCGCGTCGAAAATCAACGGCACGGCGCGCTTTGGCATCGACGCGTTGCCCGATGGCCTCCTGTACGCCAGTGTGGTCATGTGCCCAACGCTAGGCGGCACCGTGTCGCATTTCGATGCGTCGGCTGCGATGAAAATGCCGGGCTTCATCAAGGCGTTCTCGTTGAAGCCACACAACGGCGGCAGTGGCGGCGTCGCCGTGATTGCCGATAATCCGTTCCGCGCGATGAACGCGGTCGATGCAGTCACAGTGGAGTGGCATCACGGCGCCGCAGCCAAGTTGTCCACCGCCGATGTGAAGCGCCGCCTCGCACAAGCGCTGGATGATGGCGACGGCTTCGCCTACTACCACCGCGGCGACGTCGATGCGGCGTTGCACGGCGCGGCGCGAACCATCACGGCCGAGTACTATGCGCCGTATCTCGCACACGGGGCGGTCGAACCGATCAATTGCACGGTGCAATTCGCGGACGGTGCGGCCACCGTCTGGGTCTCGACGCAAATGCCCGCCCTCGCGCGCCACCACGTCGCGAAAGTGCTGGACATCGACGCCGACAAAGTCGACATGCACACGCAACTGCTCGGCGGCGGCTTCGGGCGCCGTCTCGAACTCGATTTCATTTCGCAGGCGGCGGCGATTGCGCGCGAGGGCGGCGGCCGTCCGGTGCAAACGATCTGGTCGCGCGCGCAGGACTTCACGCACGACTTTTATCGCCCGGCGTGCCTGTCGCGCTTCAAGGCGGGGCTGGACGGCGCGGGCAAGCTGGTCGCGTGGCACAGCACCTCGGCGAGTCAGGCGATCGTGCCGGATTCGCTCGCGCGTTACTACGGACTGCCGCGCATTCCGATCGACAAGACCACCTGCGAAGGCGCCTTCGATCAGCCCTATGAATGGCCGACCGCACGTGTGGCCCACGAGATCGTCGAATTGCCGGTGCCGGTCGGATTCTGGCGGTCGGTCGGCCATTCGCACCAGGCGTTTTTCACCGAGAGTTTCACCGACGAACTCGCCGCGTCCACCGGCCAGGATCCGATCGCGTTTCGCGCGGCGCTGCTCGCACAGCATCCGCGCCATCTGGCCGTGCTGCGGCGTGTGGCGGCACTATCCGGTTGGGGACATCCACTGAAGCACACCGCAGATGGCGCCCCGCAAGCGCGCGGCGTCGCGCTGCACGAGGCGTTCGGCAGCGTCGTTGCGCAAGTGGCGGAGGTGTCGCTCGGGCCGGACAAGCGGATTCGCGTGCATCGCGTGGTCTGTGTGATCGATTGCGGAATGCCGGTGAATCCGAACCTGATCCGTCAGCAGATGGAGAGCGCGATCGTGTTCGGTCTCTCGGCCGCGTTGCAGGATGAAGTCACGATCGTCGACGGCCAGGTGCAGCAGAAGAACTTCCTCGACTTCCCGGTGGTGCGTATGAACGATTGTCCGGTGATCGAAACCGACATCATGCCGAGCCAGATGCACCCACAAGGCGTCGGTGAACCGGGCACGCCGCCGATCGCGCCGGCAGTCGCCAATGCGCTGTTCGCGCTGACCGGCCAGCGGCTGCGCGCGTTGCCTTTGAAGCTCGCGTGA
- a CDS encoding (2Fe-2S)-binding protein, whose translation MGSLNINGRAVAVQAEPDMPLLWVLRCELGMTGTKFGCGVGICGACMIHLDGKACLACQTPMSSLHTQKVTTIEGVQGAEAQALKAAWLDLDVVQCGYCQSAQLMAACALLKQKPDPTDADIDAAMSNIVCRCGTYPRVRAAIHQAAAKRRAA comes from the coding sequence ATGGGATCGCTGAACATCAACGGCCGGGCAGTGGCCGTACAAGCCGAGCCGGATATGCCGCTGCTGTGGGTGCTGCGCTGCGAGCTCGGCATGACGGGCACAAAGTTCGGCTGCGGCGTGGGGATTTGCGGCGCGTGCATGATCCATCTGGACGGCAAGGCGTGCCTCGCCTGCCAGACGCCGATGTCGAGCTTGCACACGCAGAAGGTGACGACCATTGAAGGCGTGCAGGGCGCCGAGGCGCAGGCGCTGAAGGCGGCGTGGCTCGATCTCGACGTGGTGCAATGCGGTTATTGCCAAAGCGCGCAGCTGATGGCGGCCTGTGCGCTCCTCAAGCAGAAGCCCGATCCCACCGACGCCGACATCGACGCGGCAATGTCGAACATCGTGTGCCGTTGCGGCACTTATCCGCGGGTGCGGGCCGCGATTCACCAGGCGGCGGCGAAGCGGCGGGCTGCCTGA
- a CDS encoding efflux transporter outer membrane subunit yields MKRSRALPLLPLLPLLPLALALNGCVNVGPDYSLPKQALVNAPLANAPLEGADTTLTSRQNVPAVWWKLYDDPVLNSLVDEALQSNTDLRVAAANLARAREALGVAQAQGGFSGKTSAAIERAQESAEQFLLTKKLPVVNEGDIGISISYEIDLFGKLRRGVEAAQADTESVQAAGDLARITVVADVVRSYVEQCSAAEELRIAQQSLTLQKQRVDVSRRLRDAGRGNQTEVTRGQTQVDTLAADIPRYTARRKIAQYRLAALLARAPSDLPPAVLACNTLPQIRQPIPVGDGAALLKRRPDVREAERELAASTARIGVATGALYPTVSIGASAGLTGVLEDLGTSPTARWGFGPLISWTFPTNGARGRVRESEASSNVALAKFDGVVLTALRETETSLATYAADYARADALRAALKSATESADETHRLYLAGRESFISDLDATRTLTSTKSQVAAAQGQVAIDQVNLFLALGGGWETNPQTAPATATPAKAVPTAAAKAP; encoded by the coding sequence ATGAAACGCTCGCGTGCCTTGCCCTTATTGCCGCTGTTGCCTCTATTGCCGCTCGCCCTCGCGCTCAACGGCTGCGTCAACGTCGGCCCCGATTACTCGCTGCCGAAGCAGGCGCTGGTCAACGCGCCGCTCGCCAATGCACCGCTCGAAGGCGCCGACACCACGTTGACGTCACGGCAGAACGTGCCGGCCGTGTGGTGGAAGCTGTACGACGATCCGGTACTGAACAGCCTCGTCGACGAAGCGCTGCAATCGAACACCGACTTGCGCGTCGCAGCGGCGAATCTGGCGCGCGCGCGTGAAGCGTTGGGCGTCGCGCAAGCGCAGGGCGGTTTCTCCGGCAAGACTTCGGCAGCGATCGAGCGTGCGCAGGAATCGGCCGAGCAATTTCTGCTCACGAAGAAACTGCCGGTCGTCAATGAAGGCGACATCGGCATCAGCATCTCGTACGAAATCGATCTGTTCGGCAAATTGCGGCGCGGTGTCGAAGCGGCGCAAGCGGACACCGAGTCCGTGCAGGCCGCCGGCGATCTCGCGCGGATCACGGTGGTTGCGGACGTGGTGCGCTCTTATGTCGAACAATGCTCGGCGGCCGAGGAACTCAGGATCGCGCAGCAATCGCTGACGTTGCAGAAGCAGCGCGTGGACGTGTCGCGCCGTTTGCGCGATGCGGGCCGCGGCAATCAGACCGAAGTGACGCGTGGCCAGACGCAGGTCGATACCCTGGCGGCGGATATTCCGCGCTATACGGCGCGCCGCAAGATCGCGCAATACCGGCTGGCTGCCCTGCTCGCTCGCGCACCGTCCGATCTGCCGCCGGCGGTGCTGGCTTGCAATACGTTGCCGCAAATCCGTCAGCCGATTCCAGTCGGCGACGGCGCCGCGCTGCTCAAACGCCGCCCAGACGTGCGCGAGGCCGAGCGTGAACTGGCGGCTTCGACGGCGCGAATCGGTGTCGCCACCGGCGCGTTGTATCCGACGGTGAGCATCGGTGCATCGGCCGGTTTGACCGGGGTCCTCGAAGACCTCGGCACCTCGCCGACCGCGCGCTGGGGCTTCGGTCCGCTGATCAGCTGGACCTTCCCGACAAACGGTGCGCGCGGACGTGTGCGCGAATCGGAAGCGTCGAGCAATGTGGCGTTGGCGAAATTCGACGGCGTGGTGCTGACCGCGTTGCGAGAGACCGAAACCAGCCTCGCCACCTACGCCGCCGACTACGCCCGCGCCGACGCATTGCGTGCCGCGCTGAAGTCGGCTACGGAGTCGGCGGATGAAACGCATCGGCTGTATCTCGCCGGACGCGAGTCGTTCATTTCGGATCTGGATGCGACGCGCACGCTGACGTCGACGAAATCTCAGGTGGCGGCGGCGCAAGGTCAGGTGGCGATCGATCAGGTCAACCTGTTCCTCGCGCTCGGCGGCGGCTGGGAAACCAATCCGCAGACGGCGCCTGCCACTGCAACGCCTGCCAAGGCCGTGCCGACCGCGGCAGCCAAAGCGCCTTGA
- a CDS encoding HlyD family secretion protein produces the protein MKKTWFSVGQILLTLIVVVIAALVLWKLVSYYMFAPWTRDGHVRADVIQVAPDISGLISSVDVVDNQQVKQGQVLFVIDQARYALALRQAQATAQQRRATLEQARREDARNRKLGNLVAAEVGEESRSRVEQAEAAFADANVAIDTAKLNLQRTTIVSPVDGYLNDRAPRTGEFVAAGRPVLAVVDMHSFRIDGYFEETKLRGIDIGQPVDITVMGEPSVLRGHVQSIVAAIEDRDRTQGSNLLPNVNPAFSWVRLAQRIPVRVALDEIPADFRMIAGRTATVSVRDLSPAGKPRRLSDTTGTSGAVEAPAASSASAVPAVSAAQATSTAVISGASK, from the coding sequence GTGAAAAAAACCTGGTTCTCCGTCGGTCAAATTCTGCTGACCCTGATCGTCGTCGTGATCGCGGCCCTCGTGCTGTGGAAACTGGTCAGCTATTACATGTTCGCGCCGTGGACCCGCGACGGGCATGTGCGCGCCGACGTGATCCAGGTCGCGCCGGATATCTCGGGGCTGATTTCATCTGTCGATGTAGTGGACAACCAGCAGGTCAAGCAAGGCCAGGTGTTGTTCGTCATCGACCAGGCGCGTTACGCGCTCGCACTGCGCCAGGCACAAGCCACCGCGCAGCAACGCCGCGCGACGCTCGAACAGGCGCGCCGCGAAGACGCACGCAATCGCAAGCTCGGCAATCTGGTCGCGGCGGAAGTCGGCGAAGAAAGCCGCTCGCGTGTCGAACAAGCCGAAGCCGCGTTCGCCGATGCGAACGTCGCGATCGATACCGCCAAGCTGAATCTGCAACGCACCACCATCGTGAGTCCGGTCGACGGTTATCTGAACGACCGCGCGCCGCGTACCGGCGAGTTCGTCGCGGCGGGCCGGCCGGTGCTGGCGGTGGTCGATATGCATTCGTTCCGTATCGACGGCTACTTCGAGGAAACCAAGCTGCGCGGCATCGACATCGGCCAGCCGGTCGATATCACGGTGATGGGCGAGCCGAGCGTGCTGCGCGGTCACGTGCAAAGCATCGTCGCCGCGATTGAAGACCGCGACCGCACGCAAGGCTCGAATCTGCTGCCGAACGTGAACCCGGCGTTTAGCTGGGTGCGGCTCGCGCAGCGGATTCCGGTGCGCGTCGCGCTCGATGAAATCCCCGCCGACTTCCGCATGATCGCGGGACGCACCGCGACGGTGTCGGTGCGCGACCTGTCGCCGGCCGGCAAGCCACGGCGCCTTTCCGACACGACGGGCACGTCGGGTGCAGTGGAAGCCCCGGCGGCTTCGTCTGCGTCCGCTGTTCCGGCTGTCTCTGCTGCACAGGCGACGTCCACGGCTGTCATCTCGGGCGCCTCGAAATGA
- a CDS encoding DUF1656 domain-containing protein, with protein MIGEIDIFGVFVPAVLVLMLIAYLINLVIRTALARVGFYRFVWHRSIFDLGIYVLVLGLVVVVSHRLIT; from the coding sequence ATGATCGGTGAAATCGATATCTTCGGCGTGTTCGTGCCGGCCGTGCTCGTGCTGATGTTGATCGCTTATCTGATCAACCTGGTCATACGCACGGCGCTCGCACGCGTCGGCTTTTACCGCTTCGTGTGGCACCGTTCCATCTTCGATCTCGGCATCTATGTGCTGGTGCTGGGCCTTGTCGTCGTCGTTTCGCACAGACTAATAACGTGA